A section of the Marmota flaviventris isolate mMarFla1 chromosome 19, mMarFla1.hap1, whole genome shotgun sequence genome encodes:
- the Pdap1 gene encoding 28 kDa heat- and acid-stable phosphoprotein, with amino-acid sequence MPKGGRKGGHKGRARQYTSPEEIDAQLQAEKQKAREEEEQEEGGDGAAGDPKKEKKSLDSDESEDEDDDYQQKRKGVEGLIDIENPNRVAQTTKKVTQLDLDGPKELSRREREEIEKQKAKERYMKMHLAGKTEQAKADLARLAIIRKQREEAARKKEEERKAKDDATLSGKRMQSLSLNK; translated from the exons ATGCCTAAAGGAG GGAGAAAGGGAGGCCACAAAGGCCGGGCAAGGCAGTATACAAGCCCTGAGGAGATCGACGCCCAGCTCCAGGCTGAAAAGCAGAAGGCCAGG GAAGAAGAGGAACAAGAAGAAGGTGGTGATGGGGCTGCAGGTGACcccaaaaaggagaagaaatcttTAGACTCAGATGAGAGTGAGGATGAAGATGACGACTACCAG CAAAAGCGCAAAGGTGTAGAAGGGCTTATCGACATTGAGAACCCCAACCGGGTGGCACAGACAACCAAAAAGGTGACGCAACTGGATCTGGATGGGCCAAAAGAGCTTTCAAGGAGAGAACG AGAAGAAATAGAGAAGCAGAAAGCAAAAGAACGCTACATGAAAATGCATTTAGCTGGGAAGACAGAGCAGGCCAAGGCTGACCTTGCCCGGTTGGCCATCATCCGGAAACAGCGGGAAGAGGCAgcgaggaagaaagaagaggagaggaaag CAAAAGACGATGCGACTTTGTCAGGAAAACGGATGCAGTCGCTCTCACTGAATAAGTAA